The Psychrobacter sp. 28M-43 genome segment GATCAATGAAAATGCTAACGCCGCGACTTTCATAGCGCGTGTCGTTTTCATCAGGGGTATCTACAAACTCTAAAACGTAAGCCAAGCCCGAGCAACCCGCCGTACGGATACCAACTCGAATGCCTTCGCCTTTGCCGCGATTGTCCAAAAAGTCTCGAACATGCTGAGCGGCGCGTTCTGTCATTTCAATCATGCCAACTCCCATTGACTATTAATCATAAATATCAATAAAAAATCTAGATAAACTGACAACCAAAATTACAAGATTGCCAAAACCATAGGCTTGCGACTATTAGAAAACAAAAGGTGACAATTACATAAGTGTCATTGTCACCTCTTTAGCGTCAGTAGCGATTACACATTGCTACTTTAGCGTTGCTAGTACAACGTAGCGCATACGCTAGCAAGCTTAGCCTAACTTAAATCGCAGCTTCTTCTGCTGGAGCTGCTACGCCATGCTTGCCTTTATAGTCGCTAATAGCGGCTTTAATGGCATCTTCTGCAAGTACAGAGCAATGCACTTTTACTGGTGGTAATGCTAGCTCTTGAGCGATATCATTGTTTTTGATTTCGCCAGCTTGATCCAAGCTCTTACCTTTTAGCCACTCAGTAACAAGCGAGCTTGAAGCAATCGCTGAACCGCAGCCATAAGTCTTGAAACGTGCATCTTCGATAATACCATTATCGTCGACTTGGATTTGTAGACGCATTACATCGCCACATGCTGGGGCACCGACCATACCGGTACCAACGTTCTTGGCGTTTTTATCAAGATTACCAACGTTGCGTGGGTTTTCGTAATGATCAATAACTTGGTCACTATAGGCCATGGGGTTTTCTCCTAGTTAGATGATGAGTAGTCGTTTATCAACTTTAAGTGTCTAACTACTCATCGATAATTGGGGTCAAACGCTTAATTTAATTGTCTGATCAATTGTTTAATAAATATATATTGCTAGCTATACTAAAAAGCTATCTTAGAAATTAATGCTCAGCCCACTCGACTGAGTTTAGATCAACACCTTCTTGGTACATATCCCAAAGTGGTGATAGGGCACGTAGTTTGTCAACGGCTTCATGCATCTGTTTGATAACAGTGTCGATGTCTTCATCAGTGGTATAACGGCCGAAGCTAAAGCGGATTGAACTATGTGCCAATTCATCTGGACGACCAATAGCACGTAGTACATATGATGGCTCAAGCGTTGCTGACGTACAGGCTGAACCTGATGATACCGCTAAGTCTTTAAGTGACATCATCAATGACTCGCCTTCAACGAAGTTAAAGCTGATGTTTACAATGTTTGGTACGCTGTTCTCAAGATCACCGTTTAAGTAAATCTCTTCGATGTCTTGTAGGCCATCCCAAAGCTTTTGACGTAGTTTGGCTGCATGTGCATGGTCGGCTTCATAGCTTTCATTAGCCAAAGCAAATGCTGCGCCTAGGCCAACGATTTGATGCGTCGGTAGTGTACCTGAACGCATACCGCGCTCATGACCACCGCCATGTTGCTCAGCTTTCAAGCGGATACGTGGCTTACGACGAACAAACAATGCGCCGATACCTTTAGGGCCGTATGCTTTATGACCTGAGAAGCTCATCAAATCAATTTTCATTTCTTCAAGATTGATTTTTACTTTACCAACAGACTGTGCGCCATCAACATGGAAAACTACGCCAGCTTCGCGAGTGATTTCACCAATCGCTGCAACATCAGTAATAGTACCAAGCTCATTGTTTACCATCATAAGTGATACTAGGATAGTATCATCACGCAGTGCTTCTTTTACTTGCTCTGGCAGGATAAGACCTGTGCTTGGCTGTGGCTCAAGATAAGTAATCTCAAAACCTTCTTGCTCAAGCTCACGGCAAGTATCTAATACAGCTTTGTGCTCAATTTTACTGGTAATGATATGTTTGCCACGAGACTGATAAAAATGTGCTGCACCTTTAATAGCTAGGTTATCAGACTCAGTCGCACCAGAAGTAAAGACGATTTCGCGTGGATCAGCGTTGATTACTTCAGCAACTTGACCGCGAGCAGTTTCTACTGCTTCTTCCGCTTGCCAGCCGTAACCATGTGAGCGTGAAGCTGGGTTACCAAAGACACCATCTACAGTCAAATACTCGCTCATTTTAGCAGCTACTGATTTAGCAACTGGGGTAGTGGCGGCATAATCTAAGTATATAAGGTTGTTATGTTGGCTCATGCTGGGTTTGCCTCGCTGTTCGATAGAGTAATAGTATTAATGTCTTTTATGGAAATATCTTTTGTAGAGGTGTGCTGACGCTCTGAGACTGACTGCACGTTTTCCATATCTAATAATTGCGCTAATGTTATATTTTTCAAGTACTGTTCGATATGATTTGATAGTGCACACCACAGATCGTGAGTTAGGCACATTGTACCACCTTGACAGTCACCGCGTCCTTCACACTGCATCGCGTTTACTGACTCATCAACCGCAGATATGATGCTCATCACATCTATCTCATTCAATGGTTTAGCTAGGTGATAACCACCTGCAGCACCGCGAATACTCGTGACAAGGCCGCGTTTACGGAGTTTAGAAAATAACTGTTCAAGATATGAGATTGAAATCGATTGCCGTTTGGCGATATCAGATAACGATACAGCACTGTCTTGTTGGCTAGTCTGTAATGCCAAATCTAATAATGCGGTAACAGCGTATCTGCCCCGAGTAGTCAAACGCATGTGTTATCTCCAAACTTAATGTCATTTATGTTTAACAACGATCTTAGCCAAAAGTCTTAATAAGTACTCATAAGATAAAAAGAGCAACCAATCATACGTCAGCTAAGTTTTGTCTTATCGTTATTGAACAACAGATGATTAACCCGATGTGTGCAACGATTAAGGTAATTATACTTAATCCCGAGTAATTTAGTCAAGATTAAAGTGTGGTTCAATGGTTAATCAAGCTTATTGCTGTAATTGATAAAAACAATGATGTTTAGAAGAGATATATGAGTGAGACACAAGCAGCTTAATTTGTCTGCTACAGATATATTTGACGAAGTAAAAAATAAGCGTTCAATATCTATAGAAGACATTGAACGCTTATTTATAGGTAATTCAGCGAACCAAAACTAATTCATCAGTAGTGCGATGACTGAGCCGATCATAATGACAAGCGCGACAACAGTGACAATCATCAACATCTTTTGCTTGCTTTGAAGCTCTCTTACGGTTGTTTCAAGTTCACGGTTTTTAATGGTCAAGGTATTAATCTGTGTTTGCTGTTCTTTAATACGAAGTTTGTAGTTGTTCTTTTTTTCTTCCAAATCAACTTCGGTAGGTTTGGTTTTGGCTTTACCACCCTTTATCTTTTTGATCAGCCCTTGGATCAAGCTGCCAAGCCCAAGTTGCATAATAAACTGTTTGACCAGTTGTACTTGAATCGACTCACCGCGCATCTGTAGCTTTTCAGTGGTTTCGCTATCATGAGTGGTGATGGCGTTGATAACTTGAATGCTATAGGCATTGATAACCACGTCAGGCTCACTACGACCAATCGGCAGCTGAGCATCTAGTAACACGCCCTTGGTACTAAAGGTGGCAAATACTTCTACATGTGGTAAATACAGGCGAAGCGCCACCACGGTGCCTTGCTTAGCAAGCGGATAAGCGGCCTTACGCAGTTCAGGATCCAAACGTAACAATAATGTCAGCGCCGACTCGATAAATACTAAAATGATATTAAGAAAAGAGTGAGACAACGTAGAACGCTTCATGTAAGTAATCCGTTTTTTATTTAGCAAGTTTTAGATATTTAGCAAACAGAAGTCTGTATTTGCCCAATACTTGCAGTGATATTTTGCTTATAGTAACGTCTTTATAATAAAAAGTAACGCTAGTTTCTGTAGTGGCTAAACTATTACATTACAATTTAGCAGTCAATAAAGACACTCTTATTTATGACCAGTAATATACAAACTTAATGTATAGCAATGCACAGACGGCAATTGACAAATCTGTCAAAGCATAGAAAATAGGAAAGCCAATCGTCTCAGTTATGCAGAGCCACTTATATATAAATTCCTAACGCTTTGCGTAACATTAGGTGTCAAATACGTAGTGTAGAGCACAAAAATATGTAAAATCGCTTGCGCTCCTTATGCTGCCTTGATATAAAGACGATAACAAAGAAGAACCTGTTAATGCGCCAGTTAGGTAGTTTTTATTGCGTAAGCACCATGAGAGCGTTACAATACTTGGCGTGAGCATTTATTACCCCCTTAAACTTGAAGGAAATTTTATGAATAAGTCAGAATTAATTGATAGCATCGCAGACAAAAGTGGTCTAAATAAAACCCAAGCTGGTGATGCACTAAACGCTGTTATGGAAAGTGTTGGCGAAGCACTAGAAGCTGGCGATAGCATCTCATTAGTTGGCTTTGGTACTTTCAGTGTAAAAGATCGCAAAGCACGCACTGGTCGCAACCCTAAGACTGGCGAAGAGCTAAGCATTCCAGCAAGCAAAGTACCAAGCTTCAAAGCTGGTAAAAACTTAAAAGAGCGCTTGAACTAAGCCGATTTTTTAAGCATAAAATGATAGTCGATGGTCTATAGCTGAAGTAATGAGCTAGCCATCGAAGAGAGCACCTAATATTTAGGTGCTTTTTTTATTGCTATAGTTTGTATCATGCGTCGTGAATATTTTGAGTCTGCATGAAAAATCACGTATCATAGGGCGCGCGATAGGTGTGTCATTTAAGTCAGATTTCTTTAGTAAATTTCGTTTTTTACTATAAAATGCATACGCTCTTACTCTTACCATTGCGAGCTTAGATAGCACTGATATTGGCAGGTTGCACTTAACAGCTCCTAACAGTATTACAATGGTTTTTCATCAATATAGGTTAATAAAGCAGAGATAACTATGGATAAATTGCGCGATTTCTTAAAAAGCTGGCCAGGTCGCATTTTATTGATTTTATGCCTATCGCCGCTCGCTCTCTTGGGTGTCGAAAGCTATTTTGGCGGCAACGTCGACCCCAACCAGATTGCGCAGGTAGGTGAGGCAAGCGTAGGACTGTCCGAGTATCAAACTGCTGTCAATAGCCGTCGTTCTGAAGTGCTAGAGCAAGTCGAAGATGCTAGCTTGTTGAATGAAGATGTGCTTCATGAGCAAGTATTAAAAGGTCTAATCGACCGTACGTTGTTAGAGCAGCAAGCAGGTAAGCTTGGTATGACAGTGTCTGATGACACGATCAATCGTTTGCTGCGTCAAGAAGAAATATTCCAAGATGCAGAGGGTAACTTTTCAAACGATCAGTTCTCAAACTTCTTGCGTCAGCGCGGCATGACCAAAAACCAGCTATTTGCGGAATTTCGCAATCAGTTAAGCTTGGATCAATTAAATGCCAGTATCGTTGGTACAGCCGTCTATCCTATGCAAGCAGTCAGTCAATTGATTGATTTGCAGCTTGAATCGCGCAACGTTTGGGTACATCGCTTTAATTGGCAAGATTATGCTGACAAAGTTAAGCTTAGCAAAGCAGACATT includes the following:
- a CDS encoding Rrf2 family transcriptional regulator, translating into MRLTTRGRYAVTALLDLALQTSQQDSAVSLSDIAKRQSISISYLEQLFSKLRKRGLVTSIRGAAGGYHLAKPLNEIDVMSIISAVDESVNAMQCEGRGDCQGGTMCLTHDLWCALSNHIEQYLKNITLAQLLDMENVQSVSERQHTSTKDISIKDINTITLSNSEANPA
- a CDS encoding IscS subfamily cysteine desulfurase, giving the protein MSQHNNLIYLDYAATTPVAKSVAAKMSEYLTVDGVFGNPASRSHGYGWQAEEAVETARGQVAEVINADPREIVFTSGATESDNLAIKGAAHFYQSRGKHIITSKIEHKAVLDTCRELEQEGFEITYLEPQPSTGLILPEQVKEALRDDTILVSLMMVNNELGTITDVAAIGEITREAGVVFHVDGAQSVGKVKINLEEMKIDLMSFSGHKAYGPKGIGALFVRRKPRIRLKAEQHGGGHERGMRSGTLPTHQIVGLGAAFALANESYEADHAHAAKLRQKLWDGLQDIEEIYLNGDLENSVPNIVNISFNFVEGESLMMSLKDLAVSSGSACTSATLEPSYVLRAIGRPDELAHSSIRFSFGRYTTDEDIDTVIKQMHEAVDKLRALSPLWDMYQEGVDLNSVEWAEH
- the iscA gene encoding iron-sulfur cluster assembly protein IscA — protein: MIEMTERAAQHVRDFLDNRGKGEGIRVGIRTAGCSGLAYVLEFVDTPDENDTRYESRGVSIFIDPKSLVYLDGLLMDYEKEGLNEGFKFTNPNQKGECGCGESFTV
- the iscU gene encoding Fe-S cluster assembly scaffold IscU, giving the protein MAYSDQVIDHYENPRNVGNLDKNAKNVGTGMVGAPACGDVMRLQIQVDDNGIIEDARFKTYGCGSAIASSSLVTEWLKGKSLDQAGEIKNNDIAQELALPPVKVHCSVLAEDAIKAAISDYKGKHGVAAPAEEAAI
- a CDS encoding HU family DNA-binding protein; translated protein: MNKSELIDSIADKSGLNKTQAGDALNAVMESVGEALEAGDSISLVGFGTFSVKDRKARTGRNPKTGEELSIPASKVPSFKAGKNLKERLN